A region from the Panicum hallii strain FIL2 chromosome 1, PHallii_v3.1, whole genome shotgun sequence genome encodes:
- the LOC112878874 gene encoding uncharacterized protein LOC112878874 gives MLAAAARRLSAAASSSSTSTRASKLAAALNPQRWMHDRNKKAMELIAKGWSALQEVDRVIDYADHNDKRLIPLLRGAKENFELALEIDNDNTHARYWLGKMHFKYHVPGACKAIGAALLVEAANMGDPDAQYELGCRLRIENDYVQSDQQAFNYIEQAVDQLHPGALYLLGAVYLTGDCVKRDIASAMWCFHRASEKGHAGAAIAYGSLLLKGAEVPEVITRFNSGKSPSTGKVRKRTIQQDPIKLAKEQFQIAAEAGCDLGLRWLKRLEDYENQEEKLKQIQQ, from the exons AtgctcgccgcggcggcgcggcggctctCCGCGGCCGCCTCGTCTTCCTCTACATCCACGCGCGCCAGCAAGCTCGCCGCCGCACTGAACCCGCAG AGGTGGATGCACGACAGGAACAAGAAGGCGATGGAGCTGATAGCCAAAGGGTGGAGCGCGCTCCAGGAGGTCGACCGCGTCATCGACTACGCCGACCACAACGACAAACGCCTCATCCCCCTTCTAAGG GGTGCTAAGGAGAACTTTGAGCTCGCTCTGGAGATCGACAATGATAATACCCACGCGAGATATTGGCTGGGCAAGATGCATTTCAAGTATCATGTTCCTGGAGCTTGTAAGGCAAT CGGTGCTGCTTTGTTGGTTGAAGCTGCAAATATGGGTGATCCAGATGCACAGTATGAACTTGGATGTCGACTAAGAATTGAG AATGACTATGTTCAGTCTGATCAACAGGCTTTCAATTACATTGAGCAAGCTGTTGACCAG CTGCACCCTGGCGCTTTGTATCTACTAGGCGCTGTATATCTAACTGGGGACTGTGTTAAGAGGGACATAGCTTCTGCAATGTGGTGTTTTCATAGAGCTTCAGAAAAG GGACATGCTGGAGCTGCCATTGCATATGGATCCTTGCTTCTTAAAG GTGCTGAAGTGCCTGAAGTGATTACCAGGTTTAACTCAGGTAAGAGTCCATCAACTGGCAAGGTGCGGAAAAGGACCATACAGCAGGATCCCATAAAGCTAGCAAAGGAGCAATTTCAAATTGCAGCTGAGGCAGGTTGTGATTTAGGTTTGCGGTGGTTGAAGAGGCTTGAAGATTATGAAAACCAAGAAGAAAAGCTAAAGCAAATCCAACAATGA
- the LOC112879054 gene encoding uncharacterized protein At2g34160-like has product MEEVTEAVNNLSISGGGAAAAGGGAEGHKKNRIQVSNTKKPLFFYVNLAKRYMQLHNEVELSALGMAIATVVTVAEILKNNGLAVEKKIMTSTVDVKDETRSRPMQKAKIEILLGKTEKFDELMAAAAEEREAAEAEEQS; this is encoded by the exons atggaggaggTCACCGAGGCCGTGAACAACCTTAGCATCTCGGGCGgaggggccgcggcggccggtggcggcgcGGAGGGGCACAAGAAGAACCGCATCCAGGTCTCCAACACCAAGAAGCCCCTCTTCTTCTATGTCAACCTCGCAAAG AGGTACATGCAGCTGCACAACGAAGTGGAGCTCTCGGCCCTCGGCATGG CCATTGCAACGGTGGTGACTGTTGCAGAAATTCTGAAAAATAATGGCCTTGCTGTCGAGAAGA AGATCATGACATCTACTGTTGATGTAAAAGATGAAACTAGGAGCCGCCCTATGCAGAAGGCCAAG ATTGAAATATTGCTCGGCAAGACGGAGAAATTTGATGAGCTGATGGCTGCGGCTGCGGAAGAGAGGGAGGCCGCTGAGGCTGAAGAGCAAAGCTAA
- the LOC112885357 gene encoding adenine nucleotide transporter BT1, chloroplastic/amyloplastic/mitochondrial-like, with the protein MAATMAVMTTVTKSKESWSLQLPKLALPWKPLDGKTELEFPRRAMFASVNLSACSGVAPGRDPLEHNTKARPADNCDIARQLGVTVPGEHDREDMEEVAKKKKKGGKKQLVGGLRKVRVKIANPHLRRLVSGAIAGAVSRTFVAPLETIRTHLMVGCIGANSMAGVFQWIMQNEGWTGLFRGNAVNVLRVAPSKAIEHFTYDTAKKFLTPKTDEPPKVPIPTPLVAGAMAGVASTLCTYPMELIKTRVTIEKDAYDNVAHAFVKILRDEGPSELYRGLAPSLIGVVPYAACNFYAYETLKRLYRRATGRRPGADVGAAATLLIGSAAGAIASTATFPLEVARKQMQVGAVGGRQVYRHVLHAMYCILKKEGATGLYRGLGPSCIKLMPAAGISFMCYEACKKILVDKEDEEEEDEGDEAGVGDKNKVA; encoded by the exons ATGGCAGCGACAATGGCGGTGATGACGACGGTGACCAAGAGCAAGGAGAGCTGGTCCCTGCAGCTCCCAAAGCTGGCTCTCCCTTGGAAGCCACTAGACGGCAAGACCGAGCTAGAGTTCCCTCGTCGGGCGATGTTCGCCAGTGTCAACCTCAGTGCATGCTCAGGAGTTGCGCCAGGGCGCGACCCGCTAGAGCACAACACGAAGGCTCGTCCTGCTGACAACTGCGACATCGCACGCCAACTTGGCGTCACCGTGCCGGGGGAACATGATAGGGAGGATATGGAGGAGGtagcgaagaagaagaagaagggtggCAAGAAGCAGCTAGTGGGCGGTCTGAGGAAGGTAAGGGTCAAGATCGCCAACCCGCATCTGCGACGCCTGGTTAGCGGTGCCATCGCTGGTGCAGTGTCGAGGACGTTCGTGGCGCCGCTGGAGACGATCCGTACACACCTTATGGTCGGCTGCATCGGTGCCAACTCCATGGCTGGGGTGTTCCAGTGGATCATGCAAAACGAGGGGTGGACGGGCCTATTCCGCGGAAATGCTGTCAACGTTCTTCGTGTCGCTCCTAGCAAGGCTATAGAG CATTTCACCTATGACACGGCCAAGAAGTTTCTAACCCCCAAGACTGACGAGCCACCAAAGGTCCCGATCCCCACGCCACTGGTCGCTGGAGCTATGGCAGGAGTTGCCTCTACCTTGTGCACCTATCCCATGGAGTTGATCAAGACCCGGGTTACCATTGAG AAGGATGCATACGACAATGTGGCACACGCGTTCGTGAAGATCCTGCGTGACGAGGGCCCGTCGGAGCTGTACCGCGGGTTGGCGCCAAGCCTGATCGGCGTGGTGCCGTACGCAGCCTGCAACTTCTACGCCTACGAGACGCTTAAACGGCTCTACCGCCGCGCGACCGGGCGACGCCCTGGCGCAGACGTGGGCGCGGCGGCTACGCTGCTCATTGGGTCGGCGGCTGGCGCCATCGCGAGCACAGCCACGTTCCCGCTAGAGGTGGCACGCAAGCAAATGCAGGTGGGCGCCGTGGGTGGGAGGCAGGTTTATCGTCACGTCTTGCATGCCATGTATTGCATCCTCAAGAAGGAGGGCGCCACCGGCCTGTACCGCGGCCTGGGTCCTAGCTGCATCAAGCTCATGCCTGCCGCCGGCATCTCCTTCATGTGCTATGAGGCTTGCAAGAAGATCCTAGTCGAcaaggaggatgaggaggaagaggacgaaGGTGATGAAGCTGGTGTCGGGGACAAGAACAAGGTAGCATGA
- the LOC112879066 gene encoding F-box/kelch-repeat protein At1g55270-like, which translates to MDTRNRTAPLVDTSSCLCRVDRSSAAAAARRIPVSKACVQPSLRASIHPLKPKASPRPADRSGGGQCPLLPGLPDDLAIACLIRVPRADHCKLRLVCRRWCRLLAGNYFYGLRRRLGLAEQWLYAMKRDGKDGRVSWDVLDPSRGAWRALPPVPREYADADGFGCAVLGGCHLYLVGGTDPRRGGAMRRVVFYSARSNRWHRAPDMLRRRQCFGACVMGNRLYVAGGESGGGGGLRSAEVFDPAKNRWSFVAEMAAAMVPFVSAVHGGRWYVKGLGAQQEVLSQAYSPETDSWSVVLDGMVTGWRSPSACLDGRIYAADCKDGCRLRAYDEAADAWTTCVDSKQHQGSSQAAEAAAIVALHGRLCVVRNDRSVSAVDVTAGEGNQQSWETLAGKAHAKSFVTGLLSNLAGRGRVKNHILHCQVLEA; encoded by the exons ATGGATACGAGGAACCGAACAGCTCCGCTG GTTGATACCTCGTCGTGCTTGTGCCGAGTGGACAGAtcatctgccgccgccgcggcgagaCGCATCCCAGTGTCCAAGGCGTGCGTGCAACCGAGCCTCAGGGCGTCCATCCACCCGCTGAAGCCGAAGGCGTCGCCGCGGCCGGCCGATCGGAGCGGTGGTGGGCAATGCCCGCTGCTCCCCGGCCTTCCCGACGATCTCGCCATTGCCTGTCTCATTCGGGTGCCCAGGGCTGATCACTGTAAGCTGAGGCTGGTGTGCCGGAGGTGGTGCCGCCTGCTCGCCGGCAACTACTTCTacggcctccgccgccggctcgggctcgccgagCAGTGGCTGTACGCCATGAAGCGCGACGGCAAGGACGGGCGCGTGTCGTGGGACGTGCTCGACCCGTCGCGCGGCGCGTGGCGCGCGCTGCCGCCCGTGCCGCGCGAGTACGCCGACGCCGACGGGTTCGGCTGCGCCGTGCTCGGCGGCTGCCACCTGTACCTGGTCGGCGGCACGGACCCGCGCAGGGGCGGCGCCATGCGGCGGGTGGTATTCTACAGCGCCCGAAGCAACCGGTGGCACCGCGCGCCGGACatgctgcgccggcggcagtgcTTCGGCGCGTGCGTGATGGGCAACCGCCTGTACGTCGCGGGcggcgagagcggcggcggcggcggactcaGGTCCGCCGAGGTGTTCGACCCCGCCAAGAACCGGTGGTCTTTCGTGGCCGAGATGGCCGCGGCGATGGTGCCGTTTGTCAGCGCGGTGCACGGCGGGCGGTGGTACGTCAAGGGCCTCGGCgcgcagcaggaggtgctgAGCCAAGCGTACTCGCCGGAGACAGACTCGTGGTCCGTCGTGCTCGACGGCATGGTCACCGGCTGGCGGAGCCCCAGCGCGTGCCTCGACGGCAGGATCTACGCCGCCGACTGCAAGGACGGCTGCCGACTGAGGGCCTACGACGAGGCCGCGGACGCGTGGACCACCTGCGTCGACAGCAAGCAGCACCAGGGGAGCTCCCAGGCAGCGGAGGCGGCCGCCATTGTCGCGCTCCACGGCAGGCTCTGCGTCGTCCGCAACGACAGGAGCGTCTCGGCCGTCGACGTCACGGCCGGGGAGGGGAACCAGCAGAGCTGGGAAACCCTCGCCGGCAAAGCACATGCTAAGAGCTTCGTCACGGGCCTCTTGTCCAACCTCGCCGGCCGTGGCCGCGTCAAGAACCACATCCTCCATTGCCAAGTTCTTGAGGCCTAG